In one Thermanaerovibrio velox DSM 12556 genomic region, the following are encoded:
- the otsB gene encoding trehalose-phosphatase translates to MIPALAPFFSWVARSKEPALMLDFDGTIAPFCDNPLSVRPYHGIRERLRLIAHSGTRLAMITGRPASQLKRVLNDWDFPFNVFGCHGAEEMRPGGDITRVPLEAEVQRALRIAHWRALNVLPPYRVERKASSVAAHFRGISPRRARSTRGALELLWMPLTANGKLQIIPFKMGLEIRLSGVSKADAVRRFIKPPEASAYLGDDRTDEDAFGAIRGKGIGILVSRTIRPTMASAWITPPDEVLGFLDLWIRAARVKLST, encoded by the coding sequence ATGATCCCAGCCCTGGCCCCTTTCTTCTCCTGGGTAGCAAGGTCGAAGGAGCCCGCGCTTATGCTGGACTTCGACGGAACCATCGCCCCGTTCTGCGATAACCCCTTAAGCGTAAGACCCTACCATGGGATAAGGGAGAGGCTCCGCTTGATCGCGCACTCCGGCACGAGGTTGGCGATGATAACCGGCAGGCCCGCGTCTCAGCTAAAGAGGGTGCTCAACGACTGGGATTTCCCGTTCAACGTATTCGGATGTCACGGCGCGGAGGAGATGAGGCCTGGAGGCGATATAACCAGGGTCCCCTTGGAAGCGGAGGTCCAAAGGGCCCTCAGGATCGCCCACTGGAGGGCCCTGAACGTCCTGCCCCCTTACAGGGTTGAGCGAAAGGCCTCCTCGGTGGCAGCCCACTTCAGGGGCATAAGCCCAAGGAGGGCCCGCAGCACCAGAGGGGCTCTGGAGCTCCTTTGGATGCCCCTGACCGCCAACGGGAAGCTCCAGATAATACCGTTTAAGATGGGGTTGGAAATACGGCTGTCCGGGGTGAGCAAGGCGGACGCGGTCAGGAGGTTTATAAAGCCGCCGGAGGCTTCCGCTTACCTTGGAGATGACAGGACCGACGAGGACGCCTTCGGGGCGATCAGGGGTAAAGGCATAGGCATCCTGGTCAGCCGGACCATAAGGCCCACCATGGCATCGGCGTGGATAACCCCTCCGGACGAGGTCTTGGGTTTCCTTGACCTATGGATTCGAGCTGCGAGGGTTAAACTAAGCACATGA
- a CDS encoding alpha,alpha-trehalose-phosphate synthase (UDP-forming): MRKLSQNHGSKGFIVVSNRLPVVLEEQNGTLSVKSGSGGLISALSPALRDRGGSWIGWLGTSETVRIKHIKSLLGPISSQSGYRLLPIFMTHQEVKLFYQGFCNEIVWPLFHDLQSRCRFDPTYWDTYLKVNQKFAKVTVKHSDRWNLIWVNDYHLIPLGKMLRDKRPNCAFFLHIPFPPPDIFMKLPWRQQVMEQLLSYRLTAFQTDRDADNFLRCFKELNPRSRVMTRKGGGRGFKLSHQWETVVGAFPISIDFRYFEGLAKSPAVRKKADQIRRAHQGRRIMLGIDRLDYTKGILERFRAFELLLQRDPSLLGKVTLVQLLVPSREDVTSYRNLREEIDREAGRIIGRFATLDWIPITYMYQSVGQEDLAALYRAAHVGLVTSLKDGMNLVSKEYCACHPDNDGVLILSEFAGSAVELGAGAITVNPYDMEGMANAMQKALFMPDEERKRRMSLMRRRIKGWDVFRWMDSFLNTAAGLTLSSLPKRELPPIIRRPRAPLDGGRGASGSV; encoded by the coding sequence GTGAGGAAGTTGAGTCAGAACCACGGATCGAAAGGGTTCATCGTGGTCTCCAACCGCCTGCCGGTGGTTCTCGAGGAGCAAAACGGAACCCTATCGGTAAAAAGCGGTTCCGGGGGGCTCATCTCCGCCCTCTCCCCCGCCCTCCGGGATCGGGGGGGCAGCTGGATAGGCTGGCTTGGAACCAGTGAGACGGTAAGGATAAAACACATCAAATCCCTTCTGGGTCCCATATCGTCCCAAAGCGGATACAGGCTCCTGCCCATATTCATGACCCACCAGGAGGTTAAACTCTTCTACCAGGGCTTCTGCAACGAGATCGTATGGCCCCTTTTCCACGACCTCCAAAGCCGGTGCCGTTTCGACCCCACCTACTGGGATACGTACCTCAAGGTTAACCAGAAGTTCGCCAAGGTCACGGTGAAACACAGCGACCGGTGGAACCTCATATGGGTAAATGACTACCACCTCATACCCCTTGGCAAGATGCTGAGGGATAAAAGGCCCAACTGCGCCTTCTTCCTTCACATACCGTTCCCCCCTCCCGACATATTCATGAAGCTCCCCTGGCGCCAGCAGGTGATGGAGCAGCTGTTGAGCTACCGGCTCACCGCCTTCCAGACCGACAGGGACGCGGACAACTTCCTAAGGTGCTTCAAGGAACTAAACCCCAGGTCCAGGGTGATGACCCGAAAGGGAGGGGGCAGGGGGTTCAAGCTAAGCCATCAGTGGGAGACGGTGGTTGGGGCCTTCCCCATAAGCATAGACTTCCGCTACTTCGAGGGACTGGCCAAATCGCCCGCGGTGAGGAAGAAGGCGGATCAGATCCGCCGGGCCCACCAGGGGCGAAGGATCATGCTCGGCATCGACCGGCTGGACTATACGAAGGGCATACTGGAGAGGTTCAGGGCCTTCGAGCTGCTGCTCCAGAGGGACCCGTCGCTGCTTGGGAAGGTGACCCTGGTGCAGCTGCTGGTTCCAAGCCGAGAGGACGTTACGTCCTACAGGAACCTGCGGGAGGAGATAGATAGGGAGGCTGGGAGGATAATCGGACGCTTCGCCACCTTGGACTGGATACCCATAACGTACATGTACCAATCGGTGGGGCAGGAGGACCTGGCGGCCCTCTACAGGGCGGCCCACGTGGGGCTAGTGACGTCCCTCAAGGACGGCATGAACCTGGTCTCTAAGGAGTACTGCGCATGCCACCCGGACAACGACGGGGTGCTCATACTAAGCGAGTTCGCAGGATCCGCGGTGGAACTTGGAGCTGGGGCCATAACGGTGAACCCCTACGACATGGAGGGGATGGCAAATGCGATGCAAAAAGCCCTGTTCATGCCTGATGAGGAGCGGAAGCGGCGGATGTCCCTGATGAGACGCAGGATAAAGGGTTGGGACGTGTTCCGATGGATGGACTCGTTCCTAAACACCGCCGCAGGACTTACCTTGAGCAGCCTTCCAAAGAGGGAACTGCCGCCGATAATAAGAAGACCCCGAGCCCCCCTTGACGGCGGAAGGGGAGCGTCAGGGTCCGTTTAA
- the proS gene encoding proline--tRNA ligase translates to MAKNITPRSRDFSQWYLDVIRAAELADYAPVRGCMVIRPTGYALWESIQRHFDEAFKETGHVNAYFPLLIPNSFLEKEAQHVEGFAPECAVVTHAGGEELEEPFVVRPTSETVIGHMYSKWVQSWRDLPILINQWCNVMRWEKRPRLFLRTSEFLWQEGHTAHATREEAMEETLRMLDVYQRIMKEVLALPVVPGEKSEGERFPGADNTFTCEAMMSDKKALQAGTSHFLGQNFAKAFDIKFQDRDGEVRYAWTTSWGVSTRLIGALIMTHSDDDGLILPPKVAPVKLALLPISTDQDLISSTLEPKAAELKAAIEAAIGRRTVELDTRYHLRPSDRFFHHLQRGVPLRAELGERELANQTLRLVRRDTGERIDVPMGEAPQRVLEVLEDVQRSLYERALNFRLSNTFQVSSMEEFKEVLESRGGFITAFFGGTKEDERAIKEATGATVRCFPLEDDSLGTCFYTGRQGCKRAVFAKAY, encoded by the coding sequence ATGGCCAAGAACATAACCCCAAGATCCAGGGATTTCTCCCAGTGGTACCTGGACGTGATAAGGGCGGCGGAGCTGGCGGACTACGCTCCAGTGAGGGGGTGCATGGTGATACGCCCCACTGGCTATGCCCTTTGGGAGTCCATACAGCGTCATTTTGACGAGGCCTTCAAGGAGACCGGGCATGTCAACGCCTACTTTCCCCTGTTGATCCCCAACTCGTTCCTTGAGAAGGAGGCCCAGCATGTGGAGGGCTTCGCTCCCGAGTGTGCGGTGGTGACCCATGCGGGAGGGGAGGAGCTTGAAGAGCCCTTTGTGGTGCGCCCCACCTCCGAGACGGTGATAGGGCACATGTACAGCAAGTGGGTTCAGTCCTGGAGGGACCTGCCGATACTCATCAACCAGTGGTGCAACGTCATGCGGTGGGAGAAGCGTCCCCGGTTGTTCTTGAGGACCTCGGAGTTCTTGTGGCAGGAGGGTCACACCGCCCATGCCACGAGGGAGGAGGCCATGGAGGAGACCCTTCGGATGCTGGACGTGTACCAGCGGATAATGAAGGAGGTCCTGGCCCTTCCGGTGGTGCCGGGGGAGAAGTCCGAGGGGGAGAGGTTCCCCGGGGCGGACAACACCTTTACCTGTGAGGCCATGATGAGCGACAAGAAGGCCCTTCAGGCGGGGACCAGCCACTTTTTGGGACAGAACTTTGCCAAGGCGTTCGACATAAAGTTCCAGGACCGGGACGGGGAGGTTCGCTACGCCTGGACCACCAGCTGGGGGGTGTCCACCAGGCTCATCGGGGCGCTCATAATGACCCATTCAGACGATGACGGGTTGATATTGCCCCCCAAGGTGGCACCGGTGAAGCTGGCGCTTTTGCCCATAAGCACCGATCAGGATCTCATCTCCTCCACGTTGGAGCCCAAGGCGGCGGAGCTGAAGGCCGCCATAGAGGCCGCCATAGGCAGGAGGACCGTTGAGCTGGACACCCGGTATCACCTTCGTCCCTCCGACCGGTTCTTCCATCACCTGCAGAGGGGGGTTCCGCTCCGGGCGGAGCTTGGGGAGAGGGAGCTTGCAAACCAGACCCTCCGTCTTGTCAGGAGGGACACGGGGGAGCGGATCGACGTCCCCATGGGGGAGGCTCCCCAGAGGGTCCTGGAGGTGCTGGAGGATGTTCAGCGGAGCTTGTACGAAAGGGCTTTGAATTTCCGGCTCTCCAACACCTTCCAGGTGTCTTCCATGGAGGAGTTCAAGGAGGTGCTGGAGTCCAGGGGAGGGTTTATAACCGCCTTCTTCGGGGGCACCAAGGAGGACGAGCGGGCCATAAAGGAGGCCACGGGGGCCACGGTGCGCTGTTTCCCCCTGGAGGACGACTCCTTGGGCACCTGTTTCTACACCGGCCGTCAGGGCTGCAAACGGGCCGTGTTCGCCAAGGCCTACTAG
- a CDS encoding YerC/YecD family TrpR-related protein, with product MGSQWKDSLTDQLCRALLCLENEEEVYRFLEDVATISEIRSLAQRLEVARRLMEGETYPSISKETGASTATISRVKKCVDYGSDGYKLVLERLKG from the coding sequence ATGGGAAGCCAGTGGAAGGACAGCCTTACGGATCAGCTTTGCAGGGCGCTCTTGTGCCTTGAGAACGAGGAGGAGGTCTACCGGTTCCTGGAGGACGTGGCCACCATATCGGAGATAAGGTCCCTGGCCCAGAGGCTGGAGGTGGCACGGCGTCTAATGGAGGGGGAGACCTATCCATCCATATCCAAGGAGACCGGAGCCAGCACCGCCACCATAAGCAGGGTCAAGAAGTGCGTGGACTACGGCTCCGACGGGTACAAGCTGGTGCTCGAGAGGCTCAAGGGGTAG
- a CDS encoding methyl-accepting chemotaxis protein, with amino-acid sequence MRQRLYLLAVMALLALGVMGGLAYYNSRSIVLDQISKGGEVAADSAAGAVRNWLEGRTDIVETAAMNCEYLWLNYGMAGRLLQPYVEGLTKEYAGKGFMDVYIGLAVGGFVDGSGWTPPEGWDARTRPWYKDALKANGPVMTMPYVDSITGKLIVTLATPLKGYGDKVLGVLGADMAIDTLVEMISKQRILGYGYGVLLAPDGTFVAHPKKELVLKENIAKQSSFVTPELAKIGQEILSGKSGLFKYRSVDGDDRRLFVRPLNYGWTLVLVVSEKDLLGPIGVLGMRQLLAAIVAMGLLGALIFSVVRSLMRPIQCLMEVSGEAAKGDLSVSACFSGTDEMSQLGRALDLVISSQRDIFKQFRRDGEAIEGQSRNLEEVARKTEDTISLIKEQMDQLTRMAEDNSQAVEAANAGIEEVASASQGAAQAAAEASSYAEGLKANAEGAQELIVKTSDRVMEMAGSFRGVADAVMKLNDQASQIGSIVNTISQIADQTNLLALNAAIEAARAGEAGKGFAVVAEEVRKLAEESNQAAKSIGELAGAIISGTAYAVKTAGSGVAVAEAAEAETKAMRDRIAEVLGAINNIVGQIQNVAATAEEQSASSQEMAASVDRLASGVATTKDIAVKIDHVLGDLVENSRLLMEASEELERFAQEFNRVLKGYKIDSDQPLALKG; translated from the coding sequence ATGCGGCAGCGTCTTTATCTTCTGGCGGTGATGGCGCTCCTGGCGTTGGGTGTTATGGGGGGGTTAGCCTACTACAACAGCAGGTCCATAGTGCTGGACCAGATCTCCAAGGGGGGCGAGGTGGCGGCGGACTCCGCCGCCGGGGCGGTTAGGAACTGGCTGGAGGGCAGGACCGACATAGTGGAGACCGCCGCCATGAACTGTGAGTACCTGTGGCTTAACTACGGCATGGCGGGACGCCTCTTGCAGCCCTATGTGGAGGGGCTGACAAAGGAGTACGCGGGGAAGGGTTTTATGGACGTCTACATAGGACTTGCGGTGGGAGGTTTCGTGGATGGCAGCGGATGGACCCCCCCGGAGGGATGGGACGCCAGGACCAGGCCCTGGTATAAGGATGCCTTGAAGGCTAACGGGCCTGTGATGACCATGCCGTACGTGGACTCTATAACCGGGAAGCTGATAGTGACCCTGGCTACACCCCTGAAAGGATATGGGGACAAGGTCCTTGGGGTTTTGGGGGCTGACATGGCGATAGACACGCTGGTGGAGATGATATCCAAGCAGCGGATACTGGGCTACGGCTACGGGGTGCTCTTGGCGCCGGACGGGACATTTGTGGCCCATCCCAAGAAGGAGCTGGTGTTGAAGGAGAACATAGCGAAGCAGTCATCCTTCGTCACCCCGGAGCTGGCCAAGATAGGCCAGGAGATACTATCCGGCAAGTCGGGCCTCTTTAAGTATCGCAGCGTGGACGGGGACGACCGGCGGCTCTTCGTAAGGCCCCTTAATTACGGATGGACCCTTGTCCTGGTGGTTTCCGAGAAGGACCTCTTAGGTCCTATAGGGGTCCTTGGTATGAGGCAGCTTTTGGCGGCGATTGTGGCCATGGGGCTTCTTGGGGCTTTGATCTTCTCGGTTGTAAGAAGCCTCATGCGTCCCATCCAGTGTCTGATGGAGGTCTCCGGCGAGGCCGCCAAGGGGGACTTGAGCGTGTCCGCCTGCTTTTCCGGCACCGACGAGATGAGCCAGCTTGGGAGGGCCTTGGACTTGGTCATATCCTCCCAGAGGGATATATTCAAGCAGTTCCGCAGGGACGGGGAGGCCATAGAGGGTCAGTCCAGGAACCTTGAGGAGGTGGCCCGTAAGACCGAGGACACCATATCGCTGATAAAGGAGCAGATGGATCAGCTCACCCGCATGGCGGAGGACAACTCCCAGGCGGTGGAGGCGGCCAACGCGGGCATAGAGGAGGTGGCGTCCGCTTCCCAGGGGGCTGCCCAGGCGGCGGCGGAGGCTTCCAGCTACGCCGAAGGTCTTAAGGCCAACGCGGAGGGTGCCCAGGAGCTGATAGTCAAGACCTCCGACAGGGTCATGGAGATGGCGGGGTCCTTCCGGGGCGTGGCGGACGCGGTGATGAAGCTGAACGATCAGGCGAGCCAGATAGGCAGCATCGTCAACACCATCTCCCAGATAGCGGATCAGACCAACCTTTTGGCGTTGAACGCCGCCATAGAGGCCGCCCGGGCGGGCGAGGCGGGCAAGGGCTTTGCGGTGGTGGCGGAGGAGGTTCGGAAGCTGGCGGAGGAGTCCAACCAGGCGGCCAAGAGCATAGGAGAACTGGCGGGGGCCATAATATCCGGCACCGCCTATGCGGTCAAGACCGCGGGAAGCGGGGTGGCCGTGGCGGAGGCGGCGGAGGCGGAGACCAAGGCCATGCGGGATAGGATAGCGGAGGTCCTTGGGGCCATAAACAACATAGTAGGCCAGATCCAGAACGTGGCGGCCACGGCGGAGGAACAGTCCGCCAGCTCCCAGGAGATGGCGGCGTCGGTGGACCGTCTCGCCAGCGGAGTCGCCACCACCAAGGATATAGCGGTCAAGATCGACCACGTGTTGGGCGACCTGGTGGAGAACAGCAGGCTTCTTATGGAGGCATCGGAGGAGCTGGAGCGTTTCGCCCAGGAGTTCAACCGGGTGCTCAAAGGGTATAAAATAGATTCCGATCAGCCCTTGGCCCTCAAGGGATAG
- a CDS encoding chemotaxis protein CheX, with amino-acid sequence MSTQVITSLVNAYAGAFVSVSQMMGVEAVFLKGEIAPGVNAPGSRVAALIGIVGPSVHGTVALMADLTGFSAYVKAMTGGMIEANPDDPMSMSVLGELTNMTSGQALMKVDVQGLDITPPQLMSGDNLKAVPAKKADVKSFTLPFDVGPEKGRVYLVLSFHE; translated from the coding sequence ATGTCCACACAGGTCATAACGTCCTTGGTTAACGCATACGCAGGGGCATTCGTATCGGTAAGTCAGATGATGGGGGTTGAGGCGGTCTTTTTAAAGGGGGAGATCGCCCCGGGGGTTAACGCCCCGGGGAGCCGGGTGGCGGCGCTGATAGGAATAGTAGGACCCAGCGTTCATGGCACCGTGGCCCTCATGGCGGACTTAACGGGCTTCAGCGCCTACGTGAAGGCCATGACGGGTGGCATGATAGAGGCCAACCCGGATGACCCCATGTCCATGAGCGTCCTGGGGGAGCTCACCAACATGACCAGCGGCCAGGCGCTGATGAAGGTGGATGTTCAGGGGCTGGACATAACCCCTCCGCAGCTCATGTCCGGGGACAACCTCAAGGCGGTGCCCGCAAAGAAGGCGGACGTCAAGAGCTTCACCCTGCCCTTTGACGTGGGACCCGAGAAGGGGCGGGTATATTTGGTCCTGTCCTTCCACGAGTAG
- a CDS encoding endonuclease yields the protein MDMDVRPLGKHHGEELVDCAIDPGRCKLGVAFGAEGLLCSAIVPRPHWEDLWTLLCGSDSPGFCRWITEGGLPSGFRFKGRILIGDSTGSSDVAKELSRRGFEFLLVDERYSTLEARGLYFLLHPPKGLLRLVPKGLLVPPRDVDDLAAWALLRRSFIPPFEL from the coding sequence GTGGATATGGATGTACGACCGCTGGGCAAGCACCATGGGGAGGAACTGGTGGACTGTGCCATAGACCCGGGGCGCTGCAAGCTGGGGGTGGCGTTCGGAGCTGAAGGGCTCCTGTGTTCCGCCATCGTCCCCAGGCCCCATTGGGAGGACCTCTGGACCCTCCTTTGTGGGTCGGACTCCCCGGGGTTTTGCCGTTGGATAACCGAGGGAGGGCTCCCCTCGGGTTTTAGGTTTAAGGGAAGGATATTGATCGGGGACAGCACCGGCTCCTCCGATGTGGCCAAGGAACTGTCTCGCCGGGGCTTTGAGTTTTTGCTGGTGGATGAGAGGTACAGCACATTGGAGGCCCGGGGGCTTTACTTCCTCCTTCACCCTCCGAAGGGGCTTTTGCGCCTTGTCCCGAAGGGGCTCCTGGTGCCCCCCAGGGACGTGGACGACCTTGCCGCATGGGCTTTGCTGCGTCGAAGTTTTATTCCCCCGTTTGAGTTATAG
- a CDS encoding lysophospholipid acyltransferase family protein — translation MKQPFIVGALKLFGALFRYMEHQSAVELGGRLGEMVALLSRRRVNQASARCSRVLGISEEAARGIVLSSYRHFGMGLAEVIRFPVMRDAIPGLVEFEGLENLDRALALGRGAIILSCHMGNWELTAAALALKGYPIRVVAADQRDQRVTDMLVSMRASCGVVTIGKASDLKGVFKCLEEGGALAVLLDQDAKSKGLVSDFLGLPASTPLGPVKLARKLGCPVVPCRSVRDAFNPRMHRVALMSSLEGPDGQPFGEDEAGSLGVCNRLLSSWIREVPDQWIWMYDRWASTMGRNWWTVP, via the coding sequence ATGAAGCAGCCGTTCATAGTGGGGGCCCTGAAGCTCTTCGGGGCCCTGTTTCGGTATATGGAGCACCAGTCGGCGGTGGAGCTGGGCGGAAGATTGGGAGAGATGGTGGCCTTGTTGTCCCGCAGGCGGGTGAATCAGGCCTCCGCCCGCTGCTCCAGGGTACTTGGCATATCCGAGGAGGCCGCCAGGGGGATTGTATTGTCCTCCTACAGGCACTTTGGCATGGGGCTTGCGGAGGTGATCCGTTTTCCCGTTATGAGGGATGCAATCCCGGGGCTTGTGGAGTTCGAGGGCCTGGAGAACCTCGACCGGGCGTTGGCCTTGGGGCGGGGAGCCATAATACTCTCCTGCCACATGGGCAACTGGGAGCTCACCGCGGCGGCCCTGGCGCTCAAGGGATATCCCATAAGGGTTGTGGCGGCGGACCAGCGGGACCAGAGGGTTACGGACATGCTGGTTTCCATGAGGGCCAGCTGCGGGGTGGTGACCATAGGGAAGGCCTCGGACCTCAAGGGGGTTTTTAAATGTCTGGAGGAGGGAGGGGCGTTGGCGGTGCTATTGGACCAGGACGCGAAGTCCAAGGGGCTGGTATCAGATTTCCTTGGGCTTCCCGCCAGCACCCCCTTGGGTCCCGTTAAGCTTGCCAGGAAGCTTGGATGTCCGGTGGTGCCCTGCAGGTCCGTGAGGGACGCTTTTAACCCCCGGATGCACCGGGTCGCCCTCATGTCCTCCCTGGAAGGTCCCGACGGACAGCCCTTTGGTGAGGATGAGGCGGGGTCCTTGGGGGTTTGCAACCGCCTCCTGTCCTCTTGGATAAGGGAGGTGCCGGATCAGTGGATATGGATGTACGACCGCTGGGCAAGCACCATGGGGAGGAACTGGTGGACTGTGCCATAG
- a CDS encoding AbrB family transcriptional regulator: MKFIMGKFWPFFRLWMGGDILPGLLKEALVALGVLVFGFLGLRLKIPAGAMAVGILGGLAVKALLGVSDSRLPGWVSAVSQCLVAYVLVRSSELVSFRRALGLLPYAVVYSLMLVGFCVVMALVFMRLCGMDFSTSLFATSPGGLSGVVIAAVETGADGAVTVLFNLCRILCILVILPMLAGFVLNR, encoded by the coding sequence ATGAAGTTCATCATGGGGAAGTTCTGGCCGTTCTTCCGCCTTTGGATGGGGGGTGATATTTTGCCGGGGCTTTTGAAAGAGGCCCTCGTGGCCCTTGGAGTCCTTGTCTTTGGGTTCTTGGGCTTGAGACTAAAGATCCCCGCCGGCGCCATGGCGGTTGGCATATTGGGTGGATTGGCGGTCAAGGCCCTTTTAGGGGTCAGCGATTCCCGGCTGCCCGGGTGGGTTTCCGCGGTGTCCCAATGTCTTGTGGCTTACGTGCTGGTCCGTTCCAGTGAGCTCGTGTCCTTCCGCAGGGCCCTCGGGCTTTTGCCCTACGCGGTGGTTTACAGCCTGATGTTGGTCGGTTTCTGTGTGGTGATGGCCTTGGTATTCATGAGGCTTTGCGGCATGGATTTCTCCACCTCCCTTTTCGCCACCTCCCCCGGGGGGCTTTCCGGGGTGGTCATAGCGGCGGTGGAGACCGGGGCGGACGGGGCGGTCACGGTGCTCTTCAACCTTTGCAGGATATTGTGCATCCTCGTCATACTGCCCATGCTGGCGGGGTTTGTTTTAAATAGATAG
- a CDS encoding FumA C-terminus/TtdB family hydratase beta subunit, with product MQISTPLDQSVRDLVAGQRVLLSGVVYVARDQAHRRIFEDLDAGRMPFPLEGQVIYYAGPSPTPPGRVIGSMGPTTSGRMDPFTVRLLQMGLKGMIGKGRRSREVLDAMVSFGAVYLGATGGAAALLSRSVVSSEVIAYPELGPEAVLRIEVLRMPLVVIADSKGNDLYDSGPREARAMVAGLGG from the coding sequence ATGCAGATATCAACTCCCCTGGACCAGTCGGTGAGGGATCTTGTGGCGGGACAGAGGGTCCTCCTCTCGGGGGTGGTTTACGTGGCCCGGGACCAGGCGCACCGTCGCATCTTCGAGGACCTGGATGCGGGTCGCATGCCCTTCCCCCTGGAGGGGCAGGTCATATACTACGCGGGACCTTCCCCAACCCCGCCTGGGCGGGTCATAGGCTCCATGGGACCCACCACCAGCGGCAGGATGGATCCGTTCACCGTGAGGCTCCTTCAAATGGGGCTCAAGGGGATGATCGGCAAGGGGCGGAGGTCCAGAGAGGTATTAGACGCCATGGTCTCTTTTGGTGCGGTGTACCTTGGGGCCACGGGGGGTGCTGCGGCTCTGCTGTCCCGCTCGGTGGTGTCCTCGGAGGTGATAGCGTACCCGGAGCTGGGACCCGAGGCGGTGCTTAGGATAGAGGTTCTTCGGATGCCCCTGGTGGTGATAGCGGACTCTAAGGGCAACGACCTTTACGATTCCGGCCCCAGGGAGGCGAGGGCGATGGTGGCAGGCCTTGGAGGTTAG
- a CDS encoding fumarate hydratase: MVRLISSRDLSDLVKSLALRANFELPSDVRSRLEGALQEERCSLAKAALSDIVANFKMAEEDRLPICQDCGLAVVFVDWGQEAVLEGASLQEAVDLGIREAYAEGYLRKSVVYDPIYDRRNSMDNTPAVVHLTMVPGDRVEVVVAPKGMGSENMSRIGMLKPADGEAGVIDFIVSTVSQAGPNPCPPVVVGAAVGGNFEQAALGAKRALLRPMGQRNRDPRYARLEEECLHRINRLGIGAGGYGGVITALDVRIEQLPTHIAGMPVAVNLCCHALRHAKGVI, encoded by the coding sequence GTGGTGCGGTTGATAAGTTCCAGGGATCTCTCGGACCTTGTTAAATCCCTGGCCCTTAGGGCAAACTTTGAGCTTCCATCGGATGTGAGGAGCCGCCTGGAGGGGGCGCTGCAGGAGGAGAGGTGTTCCCTTGCCAAGGCTGCCCTGTCCGACATAGTGGCCAACTTCAAGATGGCGGAGGAGGACCGGCTTCCCATCTGCCAGGACTGCGGCCTTGCGGTGGTCTTTGTGGATTGGGGGCAGGAGGCGGTTTTGGAGGGGGCTTCCCTTCAGGAGGCGGTGGATCTCGGTATACGGGAGGCCTACGCTGAAGGTTACCTGAGGAAGTCCGTGGTTTACGACCCCATATACGACCGGCGGAACAGCATGGACAACACACCGGCGGTGGTGCACCTCACCATGGTCCCCGGGGACCGGGTTGAGGTGGTGGTGGCCCCAAAGGGCATGGGCAGCGAGAACATGAGCAGGATAGGCATGCTGAAGCCCGCGGATGGTGAGGCGGGGGTTATCGACTTCATAGTCAGCACCGTGAGCCAGGCGGGCCCCAATCCCTGCCCCCCGGTGGTTGTTGGTGCAGCGGTGGGGGGCAATTTCGAGCAGGCCGCCCTTGGGGCCAAGAGGGCGCTTTTAAGGCCCATGGGACAGAGGAACCGGGACCCCCGTTATGCCCGTTTGGAGGAGGAGTGTCTGCACCGCATAAACCGCCTGGGCATAGGGGCGGGGGGCTACGGGGGCGTTATAACCGCCCTGGACGTGAGGATAGAGCAGCTGCCGACCCATATAGCGGGGATGCCGGTGGCGGTTAACCTTTGTTGTCATGCCCTAAGGCACGCCAAGGGGGTGATATAG